In Platichthys flesus chromosome 6, fPlaFle2.1, whole genome shotgun sequence, the genomic stretch ACGTGTGAAACCAGCAGAACTCCAAAGTGCGTCTGAACGTCTCTGTAGACCCagtttgatctgtgtgtgtctgtgtgtctgtgtgttatctGAGGGTAAAGACCTCAGTGAATTCTTAAAAAGGATTTAGTCAATATTGAAATCATTTGGAGCCGCACAGCTCAGGTCACTTCTGCTTTTTGTCAAAACGACCTCCCGATCACTTctttgtgaagggggggggggaagcatttTACATTAGTTTTGTTCAGTAGTCATGGCATCAAacctatatctatatctatatatatatatacatatcttatttatcaAAGTGTTTCCTTGTGCAGGAGGTTCTCAGCGTCTGGGGCGATGactgcagaggagcaggagcagcgaTCTCTCTACACCAACGTGCTGGAGTATGAGCAGGACCATGtaagagacggaggagaggcTTTAAAGGTGTGAAATTATATACTGGATGTAATTAACACtgttatatcttttttttaggATTGGCCCAAACTGTGGAAAGCAAACATGGAGGGGAATCCTGAGGATGTCACCTTAGTGTCCCGTCTGGTCTCTTACCTGCTCAGGTGAGAAGCTGCCACCGTTCAGCCGCCCTCGGCTACTTGACCTCGTTTTAATGCTTCTGAAATGATTTCATATCACATCAGATGTGAGGGGGCCTGTTGTTGGAATCACAAACTGCTTCTGTCCACTTCCCCCTCAGCTGCACCTCCTACAATATTCTGCAAAACCAAGAGAGTGAAACCTTTTCACTCACATGttcatacatgttttttttagttttacctCAAACTCGAACCCAgagctgtgtgtggttgtgtgtttactctgtgaTGTGTGAAACCAGCCGTGTGGTCGATGACGTTCAGATGAGTTGGTTGGATGTTGACATTAGATACTGTGGCCTCCTCTTTGAGACCAGGTtataggggggggggttgcattgTTTACCCTCCTGTCAATGGATTTAGAGGCTTagttgtgtcttttgtgtgtttgtcagtgtgtgtgatcGATGTTGAAGAGACAGTAGATCAGCAGATGTTCACTGGCCTCAGACAGTATGAAAGGCTTCAACCAGCTGGAACCTGCTTATCAGGCCGGACGCTACGTGTTCCTTGTCCCTGTTGATTGGTTGTGTTGCATCATCCTCATCAATACGTGATGATCTGATCCTGGGTCTGATCTGGAGACGACTCAGTCAGTGGGACTCGAGATTGTTACCGTACACACTTAGGAAATgataacatgaaaacaaaaacataacacgttTACACAGGGCATGTTTGTCTACATATAAAGTGTTCAGTGGATTCTCATTGAAGTTTATGATCTATAATGTGGACAGCTCCACATCTGTTATCTGTacattctgtgtgtttttgttctggtCCTcaaaagctgaactgagatgtttttcttgttgACTGGTCGTCAGCAGCTGGATCATGACTCTGTGTTTGACTTGTTGTCCTCAGCCGGTCCGACCATCCGGTGGTGAAGCTGCTGAGGAAACATCAGTACCGTGTTTACAACCGGCTCTACCCCATCGTGAGTAAAGGGCGGagtcctgctctgctgctccgacctgctcctcctccaggtagAGCCACCGCCTGCTGCTCGTCAGCTCCTCTCATTACCTGCAGTTTGTTGATGAGACTTTCTCCCGGCTGGTTCAGAGACCCAGAGGAGGAGCGTCAGCACCGTGAGCTTCAGCACCGGCCCGTCGTCCTCGCCGTCTCGTGACTTCCACTCTgacgaggagggggaggagcctcaCACCCAGGCGTCAGTGGACCGGGAGAACTCGTTTGAAGATCTTGAGCAGTTTCTGACTCAGCTGGACTGGACTCCGCCCAACGGCAGCGCAGAAGACGCCTCCGAGCCGACCTGTGACCCCTCGACCCTGAGCGAGGGCCACGTCCAGGGGCAGGAGATGAGGGCCCTGAAGGAACATCTGAAGGCCACCGTGAAAGACATTCACATCGCCATCGGTGAGCAGGCTCTCACTGGAGAAGTCTCCCACCATGTTGATTATTAACACCAGTGTCAGTGTTAAATGTTTCACGGCTGAATTTTACATACAAATTCTTTAAAGAAGTATTTTCTGTCTCTCAGATCAgctgctgtctctgtgtctgctgtCGTTTGAGTGTCTGAACACGTCCAGCTCCAAAGACCTGTGCCTGGCCAGCATCGAGGAGGCCTTCTTCACCCCCCTGTGGAGCGCCCTGCTGACGCTCTTCAGGTACTGCACTGAAATCCTTCTATCTACAGACACGTCTACATACTTCTTTAAATGGGATCTTATTGCTTTTACAAATGAGTccaaaataaaactattttaaatgcAGAAAACTGAATCCAATGtgttcagacatgacctccacACACTCCTGCTTCTTTCAAACTGCAACATGGAACAAATCATAGAGGATTTCTGGATTTACTCAGTTATTCTTGTTAGATTGTTTAAACAACAGAAGCCGGAGAGTTGAGGATCCGACCGACAGTGGATTGTGTTCTCATAGATTCAAACAAGTCTCATCTAGATCATTTGATCTGCAGCTCTAACATGTTCACAGCTGAATGAGGTCACGTGGTTTACACAATAACTATAATTCATATCTGCATCAATCATTTCCTAGAAATGCAGTGAGTCAATGTCTCTGATTGTCCAGCGTGTGGCAGTGTTACTCTGATGTTCTACATGAACATGTTACCTCCTCTCACATCTCGACAAATATCAAACTGAACTGCAAACTGGTTGAGTGCTCATCAGGATTAGAAAAGTGCATTGAGAGTTTtaattttttccccatttttacTGTATTAAATGATATTTTATCCTGTCGTCCAGCTCACTGCTGAATCTACTGTTTGTCTGAGGCCGCAGACGAGTGAGTCGCCTCTTCATCAAAtgacttgttgtgtttgtctcttcctCAGGAAGGTCAACCTGGAGAGAGAACAGGCCTTTGAGACGAGTATGACACTTTACCAGGAGGCCTCACCTGGAGACATTGGCGTTCCCCTGAAATTATTCCCCCAAGAACCCGATGCACTGCACGGTTCCTACCCCTACGAGTCGGCTGTTCAGGAGCTCAAGCTGCTCCTGAACGACTGCTGCCCTCAGAAGAAGCTGGAGTGTATCGGTGAGTTTGACTTTTTATGCTTCCTCAAACAAATGTGAACTTTCATGGTCTCCGTCGTAAAGCAAGTCtttaaaaaatcatttaatttaattatttgtttgaaatcttgAGCTTCAACGAACTCTGGAAGTCATCAGCTCATCGGAAACCGCCTGGGGCTTCAATTCAATGTGATCAAGTTCATCTAACAATGCAGAAagtagttgtgtttgtgtggctcagGCTCAACTTATAtatgtgtttcctctttgtgttgttgcagttcGAACCCTACGTGTGATCTGTGCCTGTGCAGAGGACTACAGGTGTCTGCACGAGGGCGACTCCGCTCACAGAACTGCCGCCATGTAAGTATCCACCGGTTCCTCCTCGGGTTCTGTGTGAAGAAGAAGCTCATTAACGTCTAAACATACTTAGACCTCTGGACAAACGTGGAGGACTGTTTGTCCTTGTGTCCCCATTAAAGAAACGTCATGAGGACGCCTGTAGTTAATCACCAACTCTCAACGTGTCTCCTCTAAAAGTTTCACAACAAAATGTCTCCCTCGTGTCCCCTTGTCATCTCACTGGgactatccccccccccccccagtgaaaGTGAGCAAACCTCCTGGTGGTGCTCTCTGCCTCGCTAGCTGCCCTGTCAGGTCTCATCAGTGCACAGCCGGGCCTGGCACAGCGGGGGACGTCCTAGGTCTCTTGCCCCCTACAGAGTCCTGACCAGGCGAGAAGTGGGTCGTCCTGTCTGGGTTGGGAACCGACACGGGGCCCAGGGACGAGTTCAGGGAAGGAGAAGACAAGAGATGGAGATTCATGGAAACTATGAGAGGATCAGACAGAGGCTCAGTGGGTCACAACAACCAGGGGACTTGATTCAAATCGCTCTGAGTTGACAGAGTTTGAGTGAAACCCTGAAAGATGAACGAGTCGGAGGGACTTTATCGTCTGAACCGAATCCAGGAGAGACACGTGGAGATCAGCCTCATCCCCCCCGAGCCGACCTCCTGCTTGTGATGAGAGAACGTTGGCTTCAAACACAGAGACGGAGATTCCTTGTGAACACGCGAGTAAACAAACTGAGCCTCTGTTCTTGAAGGTGGATGGAGAGCCTCTCCTTCAACCGGACCAGTCACTGGGTTGTTTGGAAAGTCGTGAGGTCACACACTTTCTAACGAGGCTCACAAAGAGCTGGCATCGAACTCACGTGTCACAGACAAAAGGTTTGAATTGCATGAAGTCTCCGTTTCTCCAGATCCGTCTCTTTCATGACTCTTGTCCTCGTGGTTTTGTCTCTGGTGTTGTCCACTGATGTCTGAGGGGCGGAGTCTCCTGCTCCAGTTCTGTCTGCTCGTGTTGGACTCGGTGGGACGTGATCCCAGTGGAAGACGTGAGCGGCTCAGCACCTCGGAGCTTTCTGTTCAGAACTCCAGTGATGcagagggatttgttttttgaaGTTGTCTTGTGTTGAACTTTTGCTGAACTTCTGCCTCTTCATTTAAAGTTTCTAAAATCTCTAAACTGCCGACGCTGCACTTCCTTGAACAATTCACCCAGCAAGTGGGAAGCTGATGGGATGACTGGTTCTCGATCCGTGAGCCACTTACAGATTTCTATTTCTTAAATGGTTAAATATCCCAAGTCCCAGGAAATGAAACCTGAGTCGCATTTATATTGTTCTTGTTTATAGTCACGATTCCAGGAACGCAGTCACGTTGTCACCTCAGGAGACGATCTGTCATCATCTGATCACTGCAGCTTGTTTGAGAATTAAAGAGAATGTGAATTAAAACCAGGtttccagcaggaaactgtcCTGCAGAGCCAAACTCTGGCTCTTCACTGATCCATCTCGATTTGTCTGATTCCAGCCGGGGACCACGGGCGGATTCAATTTAATAAACCATGAGTCAGGAGAGAGCGTTGAACTCATGTCTCTGTCCTGATTGTGGCTCAGCACAGATGTGACTTCTTCTCTTTGTCCATCTCAACACGGGTTTCCTCTCTGCATCAAACCAGGatgattgttgtgttttgatgAAGCTCTCAGTCGGTTTCTCAGAGCTAATAAGAACTGGGATGTctcacaaaataacacaataccAAAAACATGTCAGTAGAATCAGTTTGAATATGTGAGAAGTGTAAGAGTCGAGTAAAAGAACAGAAGCTCTCGCTCGAACACCCCGATCATCGGCCTCTGTTGTGTAGAGACGTTGTGTTGGAGCTTCTCATCATCTCACCCTGCTGCTCCAGGTTCTGTGAGAGAAGAGCCAGCACACTGCTCCACCACAAGTCTCTGGAGTCTCACCAGATCCAGCAGAGTGAGACATCGCAGCATTTTCCATCAGGTCATTGTTTGATGTAGCAAATCAAAATGAAGCTGACAGactaaatatttattatttatccatGACATGCAATGTTTGGAACTCATAAAAAGTGATTAATCTGTTTTTGAATTCACTGTTTCAGAGACACCGGCTGTTTATCAACAACTTCAGAGACACGATATTAAAATTTATACCCAGCCGtgacactgcagacacacaaatcattCAGAAATGACACTTTTATATTtgcaaacagtttttaattcTGAATCTGCTGCCGCACCCGAACACTTGAGATTCAGATTCACAGTCTCTCTGGTTCATccactcagcagcagctctctgcagTTCTTTGTTCTTGACCCGACCGGGACCTCATTTGTTCTCTCGTGCTCTTTTGTCCACGtccctttcttctctctgtgccaTTGTGCGGCTAAATCGGTCGCCACTTTAATTCAGAATCGTTTAATTAAGGAATCATTTCCCCCCTCTGTCCAGTTCTGCTGTTTCTGACCTTTTTGCTCCACTGAGTCTCAGCAAACTCACGATGGAGCCAGATCTGGAATCAGTATTTATTCTCTGTGGGACGAGAGCATTGTTTCCTCGGAATGCAGAGACGCCAGTTCTCGTGTGAGAGGAGCgacgtgtgtgtttacagtagtGAACTCAGAAGATTATAACTCAGGgataagagtgtgtgtgaggtctcAGTGGTTACATGAGCCTGTCCACACCTTCCAGGACCTGCAGTGGGAGAGTCTCCAGTTGCATGCGGCCGGGTCAGTCCCGGGCCAGGGGCCTGCCTTCTCACGCAAACCAACAAGCAAGGCAGTTGGGCCTGCGTGTGAGCACCGACAAACAAACAGTCACTGTCTGCACACAGGCAGAATGCTATCAGCCTGCCATCATCTCCCAGTCCTCCCAGCAGATCtcctggagagagggagaggaaaaagtgCTTTATCACTTCCATCCCCAGCACGAACCCGTTGAGAGCTCCTTTGATTCAGTTTCCCTTCCGTCCCCCGGGGAGCACATTACCATCACGCACTGTACATGTCACTCTCTGTTTTCCCTTCTGCTCCATGTCTTGACTTCGGTTTCCTCTTCTGTCCCCCAGTGGAGCAGACGACCTGCTGCCCATCCTGTCCTACGTGGCCCTGCGGAGCCAGTGTCCTCAGCTGCTGTCTGAATGTGCGGCTCTGGAGGAGTTCATTCACGAAGGGTGAGTCACAGTTTTGAGGCTGACGTCCAAATTCATGAATGTGAAAATGGCCTCAGGCCTCATGGACGTCTCGGCCTGTTTGCAGAGGGGCTGTGATTACAGGGGttcagtgggggggggagctggtaGAGTTGAGGTGGGACGTCATGCAGAGTGAAGTCCGACCACGAGTCAGGAGATCTGCTCACTGCCAGAGAAACAGCGAGTTGTTAAAGGAGGCGGGTCAGGATGTCTGGGCTTTGGTTTTTCTCCTccagaaataaaatacaaataaagtccCATTCGATGTCTGAGCAGCTCGTGGGTGTGAAGGGTTCGAGGGTTCGAGTCGACTCAACCTCTCACACATGTGTTTGATTTAATGCCCAAGATTTCATTGTGATAAATACAGTTGATAAAGAAACGCAGCAAGATTATGAAGCTTAATGAAAGTAATGTGTGAAAGTAGACTTGTCTCTTTCTCAGAGTCCAGGCTGCAGCTCGCTGAGTGATTTCACTCCACAGCTGGTTAACACAGATATTTGGTTCTTTTCATGAAATGGGAAAAAAAGctgatttgttgttttcagctAAATGAAACAATCAGGGCTTTGCTGCGGATGATGAAGATTCCTCTGGTCAGTCGCTCCTCGTTCTGTTTCTGTCCAAGACTTTAAAATCCACGGTGGAACTCCTCGTTGTTCACGTTGTGTTGACAGATGTGTTGTtcacgtctctgctgcagctacCTGATCGGAGAGGAGGGCTACTGCCTGACCTCGCTGCAGAGCGCCTTGGCCTACGTGGAGTCTCTGcactcagctgcagctccgCCTCCTGAGGACAAGCTCGGATGAGACGGGTAAAAGAAGTTCTTCAGTAaagtgggtgtctgtgtgtgtgaaaccaaACTATCAGTTCAAAAGGACTGTTTACAAAAAGGTTAAATACTAATTTCAaatataacaacacaaacaaagaggcaCAACCAAGCA encodes the following:
- the vps9d1 gene encoding VPS9 domain-containing protein 1 isoform X2; amino-acid sequence: MASAADCGGKPLQNAMKMAKVAIQLDGGSKHKEAYCEYLRTINYISHALLEEAAPQQEKEREVVVVEVERMLRLAEQCLERAKSFIEKSADPLDLSAATSCSTAQSEPHQTTDLPVATAADTGTSPTKTGHRRSVSDGGGEPPPFLPPDVFQKLQTEESHDTSKKALTPIEQASRLNQKLKANYEARLARLPPGQANQKTSLKLSLQRQMMENLIIAKARQDALQRKMEERRLRLQEEANRRFSASGAMTAEEQEQRSLYTNVLEYEQDHDWPKLWKANMEGNPEDVTLVSRLVSYLLSRSDHPVVKLLRKHQYRVYNRLYPIVSKGRSPALLLRPAPPPETQRRSVSTVSFSTGPSSSPSRDFHSDEEGEEPHTQASVDRENSFEDLEQFLTQLDWTPPNGSAEDASEPTCDPSTLSEGHVQGQEMRALKEHLKATVKDIHIAIDQLLSLCLLSFECLNTSSSKDLCLASIEEAFFTPLWSALLTLFRKVNLEREQAFETSMTLYQEASPGDIGVPLKLFPQEPDALHGSYPYESAVQELKLLLNDCCPQKKLECIVRTLRVICACAEDYRCLHEGDSAHRTAAIGADDLLPILSYVALRSQCPQLLSECAALEEFIHEGYLIGEEGYCLTSLQSALAYVESLHSAAAPPPEDKLG
- the vps9d1 gene encoding VPS9 domain-containing protein 1 isoform X1 gives rise to the protein MSRRHVELRLFWRKLKAFVKKLSLQRQMMENLIIAKARQDALQRKMEERRLRLQEEANRRFSASGAMTAEEQEQRSLYTNVLEYEQDHDWPKLWKANMEGNPEDVTLVSRLVSYLLSRSDHPVVKLLRKHQYRVYNRLYPIVSKGRSPALLLRPAPPPETQRRSVSTVSFSTGPSSSPSRDFHSDEEGEEPHTQASVDRENSFEDLEQFLTQLDWTPPNGSAEDASEPTCDPSTLSEGHVQGQEMRALKEHLKATVKDIHIAIDQLLSLCLLSFECLNTSSSKDLCLASIEEAFFTPLWSALLTLFRKVNLEREQAFETSMTLYQEASPGDIGVPLKLFPQEPDALHGSYPYESAVQELKLLLNDCCPQKKLECIVRTLRVICACAEDYRCLHEGDSAHRTAAIGADDLLPILSYVALRSQCPQLLSECAALEEFIHEGYLIGEEGYCLTSLQSALAYVESLHSAAAPPPEDKLG